In one window of Candidatus Thermoplasmatota archaeon DNA:
- a CDS encoding AMP phosphorylase encodes MMGRELKTRIFDIDLGKYQVLLHKEDAEALGVHPGDRVRVQNDETVTALVDTTDSVVQPGEVGVFLELKTRFDVGDGAVLRLYPAEKPQSIAAIKKKMHKAKLSKEEIDKIIVDVVDGTLSDVELSAWVTALEINDMDMEEIEHLTRSMVKYGETIDFGGEVVFDKHSIGGVPGNKITLLVVPIIAAEGLLIPKTSSRAVTGAAGTADVMEVFGPVNLNAEEIYRITKKTGGVMCWGGGVNLAPADDIIIRVEHPLSLDPPAQLLASVMAKKKAVGANKLVMDLPTGEGTKLPTVDDARKLGRMFMELGDRLDMEVECAITYGGQPVGKTIGCALEANEALAALRGLDHAPRSLIEKSVAIAGIALEMGGVVGRGLGHARAEEVLRSGRALAKFTEIVEAQGGKVPKGDIPVGKFQETINATDDGYVAGINNKAIVALARATGSPRDKGAGLFVHHKRGDKVDQGEPLLTIYAESEYKLREAVALAKKTPPVRLEGMLLQRLHDIREI; translated from the coding sequence ATGATGGGACGAGAGCTCAAGACGCGCATCTTCGACATCGACCTCGGCAAGTATCAGGTTCTCCTGCACAAGGAGGACGCCGAGGCGCTCGGGGTCCACCCCGGGGACCGCGTGCGCGTCCAGAACGACGAGACCGTGACCGCGCTCGTCGACACCACGGATTCGGTCGTGCAACCCGGCGAGGTCGGAGTCTTCCTCGAGCTCAAGACGCGCTTCGACGTCGGGGACGGCGCCGTCCTTCGGCTCTACCCGGCCGAGAAGCCGCAGTCCATCGCCGCGATCAAGAAGAAGATGCACAAGGCGAAGCTTTCGAAGGAGGAGATCGACAAGATCATCGTCGACGTGGTCGACGGCACGCTCTCCGACGTCGAGCTCTCCGCATGGGTCACGGCCCTCGAGATCAACGACATGGACATGGAGGAGATCGAGCACCTCACGCGGTCCATGGTGAAATACGGCGAGACGATCGATTTCGGCGGCGAGGTCGTCTTCGACAAGCACTCGATCGGCGGCGTGCCCGGGAACAAGATCACGCTCCTCGTCGTCCCGATCATCGCGGCCGAGGGGCTGCTCATCCCGAAGACGTCGAGCCGCGCCGTCACGGGCGCCGCCGGTACCGCGGACGTCATGGAGGTCTTCGGTCCCGTGAACCTGAACGCGGAGGAGATCTACCGCATCACGAAGAAGACGGGCGGCGTCATGTGCTGGGGCGGCGGCGTGAACCTCGCGCCCGCGGACGACATCATCATCCGCGTCGAGCATCCGCTTTCGCTCGATCCCCCGGCGCAGCTTCTCGCCTCCGTCATGGCGAAGAAGAAGGCTGTCGGCGCGAACAAGCTCGTGATGGACCTTCCCACCGGGGAGGGCACGAAGCTCCCGACCGTCGACGACGCGCGGAAGCTCGGCCGCATGTTCATGGAGCTCGGCGACCGCCTCGACATGGAGGTCGAGTGCGCGATCACGTACGGCGGCCAGCCCGTCGGCAAGACCATCGGCTGCGCGCTCGAGGCGAACGAGGCCCTTGCGGCCCTGCGCGGTCTCGATCACGCGCCCCGCTCGCTCATTGAGAAATCCGTCGCAATCGCGGGCATCGCGCTCGAGATGGGCGGCGTCGTGGGCCGGGGGCTCGGCCACGCGCGGGCGGAGGAGGTCCTGAGGTCGGGCCGCGCCCTCGCGAAGTTCACGGAGATCGTGGAGGCGCAGGGCGGCAAGGTCCCGAAGGGCGACATTCCCGTCGGCAAGTTCCAGGAGACGATCAACGCGACCGACGACGGCTACGTCGCGGGCATCAACAACAAGGCCATCGTGGCGCTTGCGCGCGCGACCGGGTCTCCGCGCGACAAGGGCGCGGGCCTTTTCGTGCACCACAAGCGCGGCGACAAGGTTGACCAGGGCGAGCCCCTTCTCACCATCTACGCGGAAAGCGAGTACAAGCTCCGCGAGGCCGTCGCCCTCGCGAAGAAGACGCCGCCCGTGCGGCTCGAGGGCATGCTCCTCCAGCGTCTCCACGACATCCGCGAGATCTGA
- a CDS encoding PAC2 family protein produces MDNERDLTVHEFQEVDLRGATIIDGFPSVGLVSTITANYLIDVLELEQIGIMDSKWFPTVSIVRNGVPLYPVRIYAGKGVCVFISEFQPAPKLIRPIAEAIMQFALAKGAKTVISPEGLVIDSEGEKAEDEVGVYALGSTEETRAMLQKHGLEQFGNGIITGVSGVLLNLGKKEGFNAISILAEANPNYPDARAAAKVIEVINGLLDQVDIDVKPLYSEAENIERTLRMMQKQAAPAAAPDRDSVPPMYG; encoded by the coding sequence ATGGACAACGAGCGCGATCTGACGGTCCACGAGTTCCAGGAGGTCGACCTCCGCGGCGCGACGATCATCGACGGGTTCCCGAGCGTCGGCCTCGTGAGCACGATCACCGCGAACTACCTCATCGACGTGCTCGAGCTCGAGCAGATCGGGATCATGGATTCGAAGTGGTTCCCGACGGTCTCCATCGTCCGCAATGGCGTTCCCCTGTACCCCGTGCGCATCTACGCGGGGAAGGGCGTGTGCGTCTTCATCTCCGAGTTCCAGCCGGCCCCCAAGCTCATCCGGCCCATCGCCGAGGCCATCATGCAGTTCGCGCTCGCGAAGGGCGCGAAGACCGTCATCTCGCCCGAGGGGCTCGTCATCGATTCCGAAGGCGAGAAGGCGGAGGACGAAGTCGGGGTCTACGCGCTCGGGTCCACCGAGGAGACGCGGGCGATGCTGCAGAAGCACGGTCTCGAGCAGTTCGGCAACGGCATCATCACGGGCGTCTCGGGCGTCCTGCTGAACCTCGGGAAGAAGGAGGGCTTCAACGCCATCTCCATCCTCGCCGAAGCGAACCCGAACTACCCCGACGCGCGCGCCGCCGCGAAGGTGATCGAGGTCATCAACGGCCTCCTCGACCAGGTCGACATCGACGTGAAGCCGCTCTACAGCGAGGCGGAGAATATCGAGCGGACCCTCCGCATGATGCAGAAGCAGGCCGCCCCCGCCGCCGCGCCGGACCGCGACTCGGTCCCGCCGATGTACGGCTGA